Within Natator depressus isolate rNatDep1 chromosome 6, rNatDep2.hap1, whole genome shotgun sequence, the genomic segment aacattgttgtgggtagttttgggtacatgtcgtcagtcgcccctccctccgtgaaagcaatggcagacaatcattttgtgccttttttctgtgcagatgccataccacggcaagcatggagcctgctcagctcagctcgctgtcaccgctgctgttgtgtcctgggtgctgctgtcagcagatggtgcagtacaactgctaaccgtcatcatccaccgcttccgctgcaactctgctctcctactcttgtaaatgagctcagtctcaatagcaTGTTGTCATCATCCatcgcttccgctgcaactctgctctcctggtgccatgaatccacctcgcaggtcctctcgtcattctgtataaatatctattctcgtggcatctgtcatccactgcttctgctgcaactctgctgtcctgcagacgccataccacggcaagcatggagcccgctcagctcaccgctactgttgtgagcattgtaaacaccttgcgcattatcctggagtatgtgcagaactggtCTAAGAGACACCAGCATGAGGAcaattttgatgaggacatggacacagacattcctgaaagcatgggctgtggcaattgggacagcatagtggcagtggggctggttgatacagtggaacgccgattctgggcgcagcaaacaagcacaggctggtgggaccgcatagtcttGCAGgaatgggatgattcacagtggctgtgaaacttttgcatgcataaggccactttcctggaacacTGTGagttgcttttccctgccctgaagcgcaggaataccaagatgagagctgccctgacagttgagaagcgagtggcgatagccctgtggaagcttgctacaTCTGACTGCTACtgcagtcgggaatcaatttggagtgggcaaatctactgtgggggctgctgtgatccaagtagccaatgcaatcactgacattctgttatcaagggtagtgactctgggaagtGTGCAGGTCaaagtggatggctttgctgcaatgggtttccctaactgtggtggggtgatagacagaacgcatatccctatcttggcaccggatcaccttgccaaccagtacgtaaaccacaaggggtacttctcaatgctgctgcaagcactggtggatcacaaaggacatTTCACCGatatcagtgtgggatggccaggGAAGGTGCAtaacgctcgcatctttaggaactccgggctgttcgagcagctgcaagaagggacttacttcccagacaagaaaattaccattggggatgttgaaatgcctatagttatccttggagacccagtctaccccttgctaccatggctcatgaagccatacacaggcagcctggacagtagtcaggagcagttcaactataggctgagcaagtgcagaatggtggtagaatgtgcctttggatgtttaaaagcttgctggtgctgtttgctgattaggtcagacctcagcgcaaccaacattcccattgttattgctgcttgctgtgtgctccataatatctgtgagagtaagggggagacgtttatggcggggtgggaggttgaggcaaatcgcctggtgtctgattttgagcagccagacaccagggcgattagaagagcacagcaaggtgcgctgtgcatcagagaggctttgaaaaacagtttcatgactggccaggtttcggtgtgtgtatttctccttgatgcaaacccgcccactttgttgattttaatttcctgtaagccaaccaccatccccccttcgaaataaaataactattgttttgaaaccatgcattctttctttattaattaaaaaaaaaaagggagataactgacaaggtagcccaggtggggtgggatgggggaggagggaaggacaaagccacactacaaatcaaactgtttgaatgacagccttctgttgcttgggccatcctctggagtggagtggctgggtgcccggagcctccccccatcctcgcgttcttgggcatctgggtgaggaggatatagAACGTGGGGAGAATGTCACGCAgttgtacaatggatgcagcggggggtctgtgctcttgttggctttcctgcagctgcaccagatgcttcatcatgtctctTTGCTCCACCATTAGCTTtagcatcacctcctgcctctgcttttTGTGCTCCTGCGtctgctcttcgcgctcacttaaggctttcctagcctctaacactgaatgcctccatgcattcagctgtgccctatcagtgcaggaggactgcatgagcttgtaAAACATGTCATCAtgagtgcggtttttttgccttctaatctgcgataacctcagggacggagatgatagggggaacctagaaacatttgcacctggggggagataaaaagggagagtaaaatttaagatgatacatttctgagaacaaaatggagactctttcacagtgaatcaagcaattcacagcagacagcacatgtgctttaggtacaaggtggcattttgccttttatattgagcgcctgccggtttGGTGACACGTCACACACGGCTGGgtaacagaattcagtttccatgcagccatggtaaggcaaagggtatgCGGAGTTGGCTTCTTacgcataacatgtgggaatggtttcaaactgcagcaccatcctttcccatagcaagcaatgggttggatttcacatttaaaaggaggggctgcggtttttggttggaagtgcagcacacacctccccccaacccactgcgtggctattctccgggatgatcccttttagtcaagcgcaaacagcccagcatgaatggggtccttttactgttgccttacaaaaattcccctatttcaaccaggtgaccatgaacgatatcactctcctgaggcgaACACAGAAAAttatagaccgaatgttgcttgaatgtgaccaaaacccaggaccatttgctgccatgctttgtgctgcaattaTTCCAggctacttgctactggcttggcgtggtaaagtgtcctaccatggaggacaaaataaggcagccccccccagaaaccttctgcaaaggctttcagagtacctccaggagagcttcatggagatgtccctggaggattcccactccatccccagacatgtgaacagacttttccagtagctgtactggccacgaatgcatctcaagtcttcagggaaaatcagacattaaacactattgcttttaaaccctgtactgtagttacaagtgtgcactcaccagaggtgccttctccagcttcggggtcggggatcccgcctggggaaggtattggctccagggtgatgaaaaggtcctggttgctggggagaatggattcaccacttgcctgctgcgcattctcctcctcctcctcttcctcgtccacaaaatcctcctccctgttgcgtgagactccccgcTTGCaagtgtccacagacagtggtggggtagtggtcgGGTCCCTCCCTAGAATGCCATGctgctgatcatagaagcagcatgtatggggctctgacccggagcgactgtttgcctcctttgtcttctggtgggcttgcctgagctccttggctttcacgtggcactgctgtgtgtcccttttgtagcctctgtccaacatgccctgtgagattttggcaaatatatgtgcatttcttctttttgatcagagttctgcctgcacagatgcttctccccatacagcaatcagatccagtgtctccctttcggtccatgctggagctcgtttgtgattctgtggggactgcatggtcacctgtgcgcTGCGgagttcgccatgctgaccaaacaggaaatgaaattcaaaagttcctggggcttttcctgtgtacctggatagtgcatcggagttcaaagtgctgtccagagcggtcacaatggagcactctgggatagttcccggaggccaataccgtcaatttgcgtctgcactaccccaaattcgacccagcaaggttgattttagcactacCCCCCCTCACTGggaaggagtacagaagtcaagaagccctttaagtcaatggaacggggttggttgtgtggacacattcattttaaaatcgacctaacgcagctaaattttacctaaccccgtagtgtagactaggctccaggctctctctccacttccccaaatccttgtcccaatctactccctcTGCCTCCAGAGCTGCCTCTTTGTATTCAAATCAGGCAGTTTCCACCTCCATGCTGCCTCACTTCATCTCTTAGTTCTGCAGCTGTGCcctcagcagcccagag encodes:
- the LOC141989752 gene encoding uncharacterized protein LOC141989752, with the protein product MLDRGYKRDTQQCHVKAKELRQAHQKTKEANSRSGSEPHTCCFYDQQHGILGRDPTTTPPLSVDTCKRGVSRNREEDFVDEEEEEEENAQQASGESILPSNQDLFITLEPIPSPGGIPDPEAGEGTSGANVSRFPLSSPSLRLSQIRRQKNRTHDDMFYKLMQSSCTDRAQLNAWRHSVLEARKALSEREEQTQEHKKQRQEVMLKLMVEQRDMMKHLVQLQESQQEHRPPAASIVQLRDILPTFYILLTQMPKNVPGQDQLMDEEQVVEAEPELPSTKGN